Proteins encoded within one genomic window of Artemia franciscana unplaced genomic scaffold, ASM3288406v1 Scaffold_6103, whole genome shotgun sequence:
- the LOC136043451 gene encoding uncharacterized protein LOC136043451, with translation MHHGLTKKVAGQLAYEYAQAKGKNMPKNWTENKCAGKNWMNSFMSRVGLSLRSSEATSLARATSFNRRILVSEFFNNLEELLIKHKYPPNRIYNLDETGVATVQKTPKVVAEKGSKQVGRITSAERGTLVTVVGCINAAGQSIAPFFVFPRVNWLQSFLNGTPPGSKGKCQPSGWMTAEIFPDMIRQLISQTSCSPKNRLLLIMDNHDSHVSLSVVNLCRENGIEVLTLPPHCSHKLQPLDVAVYGPFKRYYNEAANSWMISNPNRRITIYEIGIFVGIAFPRVFVMENVLSGFQKTGIYPFNRNVFQDHDFLSAFVTDQPAPETSPMTGQSAVPSTSPGDESLNKDVLPTTSSSGISATMPVTPESVRPHTMASFYARDGKTSRKRTKSKILTNTPEKNRLEEEFELKRKKSEKKAQRKRPKRETSPNSLGTGRQLR, from the coding sequence ATGCATCATGGACTTACGAAAAAGGTAGCAGGTCAGCTTGCATATGAATATGCCCAGGCCAAAGGGAAGAATATGCCGAAGAACTGGACTGAAAATAAGTGTGCAGGAAAAAACTGGATGAATAGCTTTATGAGTCGTGTTGGGCTTTCCCTAAGGTCTTCCGAAGCGACAAGCCTTGCCAGAGCCACCAGCTTCAACAGGCGAATCCTTGTCAGCgaattcttcaataatttagaaGAGCTGCTTATAAAGCACAAATATCCGccgaatagaatatataatcttgACGAGACTGGAGTAGCCACCGTTCAGAAGACACCAAAGGTGGTTGCAGAAAAGGGATCAAAGCAAGTTGGACGCATTACTTCGGCTGAGCGAGGGACGCTGGTAACAGTCGTAGGGTGTATCAACGCAGCTGGCCAGTCGATAGCccctttctttgtctttccacGAGTGAACTGGCTTCAAAGTTTTCTCAATGGCACGCCCCCTGGAAGCAAAGGAAAATGCCAGCCGTCTGGATGGATGACAGCCGAAATCTTCCCGGATATGATACGCCAGTTGATCTCCCAAACCAGTTGCTCGCCCAAAAATCGTCTTCTGCTGATTATGGATAACCATGATTCGCACGTGTCATTGAGCGTGGTTAATCTTTGCAGAGAAAACGGCATTGAAGTCTTAACGCTTCCGCCACATTGCAGTCACAAGCTGCAGCCTCTTGATGTTGCTGTGTATGGGCCATTCAAGCGATACTACAATGAAGCAGCTAACTCGTGGATGATTTCGAACCCAAACAGGAGGATTACCATTTATGAAATCGGAATATTCGTTGGAATTGCTTTTCCAAGAGTTTTTGTCATGGAAAACGTACTAAGTGGGTtccaaaaaacaggaatataccCTTTCAATaggaacgttttccaagatcacgACTTTCTCAGCGCCTTTGTGACAGACCAACCAGCACCAGAGACGTCTCCCATGACAGGCCAGTCTGCAGTTCCATCAACCAGCCCTGGCGACGAGAGCTTGAATAAGGACGTGCTGCCAACTACCAGTAGCTCAGGGATTTCTGCGACTATGCCAGTGACTCCAGAGTCGGTTCGTCCTCACACTATGGCGAGTTTCTATGCAAGAGACGGAAAAACGTCTAGGAAAAGAACAAAGTCCAAAATTCTGACGaacacacctgaaaaaaacagactggaagaagaatttgagttgaaaagaaaaaaatcagaaaagaaagctcaaAGAAAACGGCCTAAAAGAGAAACCTCTCCAAACAGCCTGGGAACGGGAAGACAGCTTCGATGA